In Calliopsis andreniformis isolate RMS-2024a chromosome 6, iyCalAndr_principal, whole genome shotgun sequence, a single genomic region encodes these proteins:
- the LOC143180078 gene encoding chymotrypsin-1 has protein sequence MRFIAVLAIMYAVSIALVACLAVTTYGLPETQIVGGKDAPVGMFPYQVSLRKNGRHFCGGSILSTRYVLTAAHCVDGYKNPGSITVHAGTNLLNEQGAAYQVEKISSHPNYNSMLIINDVAVLRVNKNIEFNSKVQPVKLASGSKSYEGQNCILSGWGTTVVGGSTPNKLQYINLVIESQSKCKQTHWQVRDSHICTFTKRGEGACHGDSGGPLVVNGEQVGIVSFGRPCGVGAPDVYTRVTAFASWIKQQESFLKEAGEPEEIQVYMD, from the exons TATTGCAGTTCTTGCCATAATGTACGCTGTAAGCATTGCTCTCGTTGCCTGCTTGGCAGTCACCACTTACG GTCTGCCTGAGACGCAGATCGTTGGTGGTAAGGATGCACCTGTTGGAATGTTTCCCTACCAAGTATCTCTTAGGAAGAATGGCAGACACTTCTGTGGTGGATCTATTCTTTCTACTCGCTACGTCCTCACTGCTGCTCACTGCGTTGATGGGTAT AAGAACCCAGGATCAATCACTGTCCACGCTGGAACAAATCTATTGAACGAGCAAGGAGCTGCTTACCAAGTAGAGAAAATTTCTTCTCACCCCAACTACAACTCTATGCTGATCATCAACGATGTAGCCGTGCTTCGTGTCAACAAAAACATTGAATTCAACTCGAAGGTGCAACCAGTCAAGCTGGCATCTGGCTCTAAGAGCTACGAGGGACAGAACTGTATCTTGTCTGGATGGGGAACGACTGTG GTTGGTGGAAGCACTCCCAACAAGCTGCAATACATCAATCTCGTCATCGAGTCTCAGTCCAAATGCAAGCAGACCCATTGGCAAGTGAGGGACAGTCACATCTGTACCTTCACCAAGCGTGGCGAGGGTGCATGCCAC GGTGACTCTGGTGGCCCACTCGTTGTTAACGGCGAACAAGTTGGTATCGTTTCCTTCGGAAGACCATGCGGTGTTGGAGCTCCTGATGTATACACCAGAGTGACAGCCTTCGCATCCTGGATCAAGCAACAGGAATCTTTCCTTAAGGAGGCAGGAGAACCAGAAGAAATTCAAGTCTACATGGACTAA